The Helianthus annuus cultivar XRQ/B chromosome 15, HanXRQr2.0-SUNRISE, whole genome shotgun sequence genomic sequence tatatatatatatatgttcctATCTCAAACGAACTCTTCCTCTAGATTCCATATCCTTTTCCGTTGATCAAATAATTACTTATATAGAGGCTTACTAAGAGGGATGCATGGAAACTTATAATTAAACCTATAAAAGCATTAGCCGAGATTATAAATATAGGGTTAAGTTATTGTACACATGGGTCTTGACATATAAAATATCCTAAACGTAAGAAGTGAAggatgaaattttttttttgaaaaattttccCTACTTATTAAGCATTTATTTTAGTCTCAGAATCCAAAAAAATCATGATTTTACACTATtagagtaattatgtaattttgtagagtaattataattactatacaaaattacccTACTACTGGAAAatcatgaatttttttttttacattttgtaaTTAAACGTCATTCTTAAGTAGTAGGGAAAAAAAATTCTCCACTTCTtatattaaagttaaaggtgttTTGTATGTTGACAtccatttatatttatatgtaaTCTTTATACaataaataagtttatatatattgaTGTGGTTATTTCATATCCCTAACATTCTCTCTGGAGGTCAAGAGTTCAAACTCAGCTTCTTTCCTATTTTTTTAGCATTTTTTGTCGGTCTCATTAAGATGCAAGtgggatttatttatttattttttttatgctAGTGACCACACACATTTCAATTTCAAGGATTCTTAAAAAATGCTCAACCGAATCATTCAAAATCTTAATATTTTGTCCGCTCATGAGAATTATGGAGTTGGTGGTTTGATTTGACTCtctatttattgttttttttattagtttaatgaaTTGGGATTTTGCACAATTGTTAAAACTTctgataatttattattattgtaAATATAATCCTGTTTTTTGTTTGTTTCCCATCCAGTTaaaccatgtgtagtggtaataacttataatgcccccaccatagggcattatccgacacgtgacATCTTAGTCAGcgttggggcattatagcaaaagtggcgtagtggggcattatgccaataaccccattcaatcattaaaaaaaagaaacaaaggtGATTGGCTGGTCAAAGggttgaagattaaaaaaaaatgaaagaaaaggccCCTTACTTGGACCAATCTCATTGGCCACCTGCATGTTCAATTTCATCCCTTCGGCGTTTTATTAAACACGCCTGCATGCAAGATTCCAAATTATAACGCCCAAAAACGCTTGATGTAATGGGGGTAGGGGCGTTTCCgggcgttttttttcaattttttttaaaaaaaacgccccactacgggtgctCTTACTGTGATGAACTGATGATTAACCTTTGTTTAATTGTGAGGGGTGGTCATTGCTTAATGGCAAGGAGGCTTAGTTAACTAAAATCatcatatttttttataaaagttaggTTTTGATTAATATTCTAACTTGACCCGAACCGGAAAATATGTAATTATGTTAATAGTTATTCAAACACCAAATATTAGCGAGTAGTGACACCCTTGAAAAAAATTCCTGGTTCTGAAACCAGGTGTTTCTTGATATTAGCATCGGTGTATTGCCAACACGGTTGTTAAATCCACTTGGTTTTGTTATCTTCTCCTTGAACAATCGTCTTAATTTGCAACAATGCTTTTGTTGTGTATCGTTCAGGGGCGGACACAAATATTgtccaaggtgggcgggcgcacccccggggaaaaaaaatttagtgctaagttccgttGAAAatctcgtccgcaccccttggaatttttcgtccgcaccccttggaatttttcgaccgcacccttgaaattttttgtccgcaccccttaggtaaaaagtgttatcaatttataattttttagtaaactcttatgtttgaaaaaaaaaaatactacctaaaatatataacttttaatacctaactaactaaacccaaatacccataccttTACCCCTTATAATtttcctaactagctagcccactaagtcttagcccattaaccaaacccaacaatatttcaaactataataaaataattaaagcccaaaacctttagaaattctctcccgctctctctctatcttgcgtccctgcactgccaacgaacaacatcacccagcgacaacagtctAGCCGCCGGCGACCACCATAATCAACCACCATACCACCGTCATTTGACACTAAATCTAACCAGAATCCGAACACGgataagtttctttgttattttgatgattttggttgatattagaggagaaaaaagggtaataaagttgttaaataggtttgaaattttatgtgttttgacgttgtttatggttgtttagatgatttttagggtgattatgttgtttatatatttttagggtgattacaacttacgttatgatttacagggcttgaatagttgaaaattaaaattaaaattgaaacattatattATGGAGcaatgaacttatgttatattgagaaagaattgcttaagaaattagctttagatgatgttttggatagatttcaaaaaatgaaacccgtagggcgtcgacgttttaattatgtttgtaacaaggtttgacatgtttttgatgattatataaatttagtttgatgttcgtttgttttacatgacccgacccgacccgatacgaaccgatttttttacttatatacctaggggcctaaaatttttaaaaatgttccgcacccccatggaaaaattcctgggtccgccactggtatCGTTCGCTAATGTAATAAACATGTTAAACTCGACGTCGATTTGTTAGAGAACGGGTTTTTTATTTATCACGTCTTACGCGTTCCATCAATGAACATTTGCAACGTGCATATTTGTTGCACGTATCATATAATCATCAACATACCCAAATGGCAACAAAGAACTCTACATACATATCACAAAAAAATGGATATTAAAAGCCAAACCAAcctgaaaaaaaaaatccaaaatacACACATTTTTCGCATTTAAACACGTAACAATTTCTCTTCTAATTGTTTTAAATCAAATCCCAATTGAATATGGGATTCACTGTGTTGCTGGTGCTTGTTGTTTTTGTTGTCGTTGTCGTTGATGTTGGCGCCGCCAAAGAATCAAAAATCTCCCATTCTGTCGTTGTCGTTGCCCTCACCGCTTCTTGTTGGGGACGATCTGCCACCACAGTCCGCCTCGATTGAGGCGGCATACCGCCATTGCTGCTAGAGGTTGAGTTCTTAACCTTTAAGGCATCCAAAGTTTCAACATACCCTTGAACCCTTTTCACCTACAAATTTGATGAATCTGATTAGGGCTGCTCAAAAAGCTCGCACAAATGAGGTGAGCCTAAGCCCACCCAGGCTCGGTTTGGCTCGTTTACATCCCTAAATTTGCAATTTCTAGTCAATATTATTAACAGAATTACCTGCATTTTCCGCTGCAATTTTACATCACCATCTACTGTAATTCCATCTAGTTTGAGTAGTTGATTCATCAACAACTCGATCACGTTCAACAGGGTCTTCTCCGCCACTTTCCCTCCTTTAGAAATAACCGATTCAATAGCTGACACCTATAGAATAATGAAAACTCTGTGAGATATTATATATTAATCTATACTACTTAACAAATAAGGATCTTTATGTGACACGTGTCTACTCTATTTGGTTGAGAATTTAGAGTATTCACAtgtagtaaaaaaaattaagcatAAATATTTGGATATTATCTCTTATCTTAACATAACCACTTTTGCAAAAAGTTCTTTTCTTTTCAAATATATTTTCAATTCAAAATtatttaaagagtaaattgctaaaatcgtccctgaggtttgggcatgtttgtcattttcatccaaaacaacagTTTTGTATcatatagtccttcacttttgggattttttgccaAACATTGTTTTAGATGAAAAtaacaaacatgcccaaacctcagggatgattttggcaatttactcttatttATAATAAATAGATGGGGCATAATGTGGGTTTTCAGTTTTAGAtattttttgtaacaaaaaagtTTAAAATAAATGTTTTATCTATATGTAAATTAGGGGTTTCTAACctttttaatacattatatatattttcttcaaCCCGTATAATTTACGGGCTTCTAACCTACTCAACTATATATAAGAATAGAACAAAGATAATTACCGGAAAACCTAATCAAATCATATCTCCTAATAATTATGAAACTAAATCCTAACTAATATATAATTAACTAATATATGTCACTAACAACACTTACCCAAGTCAATTTCATGACTCAAATCTTCATACTATGATAACAATTAACTAACAACCAAAACTATGGAATCTATGGTACCTGACCCGCGAGCCGATCAACCTCGAAGCTAATATCGGAGATAGCTTTAGCAGCCTTCTCCATTTTCGCGGTCTTTCTCATCTCCAGAATTCGCTTCTCTTGGCTAATCGGGTCTTCGACCACCACCATTTTCGATCGATCCTTGACACCGACCACATCAAGATATGATTTTGAGTCCCTCACTTTGTCTTTGTACATCAGCTTTTGATCTTCATGGTGTAATCCTGTTGGCCCAGTTAACATCTTCTTCAA encodes the following:
- the LOC110912175 gene encoding BAG family molecular chaperone regulator 1, coding for MQMRTRETTEANSIGGENEWEVRPGGMLVQKRDPDGETNRVPPPTIRVRVKYGSVYHEININSTATFGELKKMLTGPTGLHHEDQKLMYKDKVRDSKSYLDVVGVKDRSKMVVVEDPISQEKRILEMRKTAKMEKAAKAISDISFEVDRLAGQVSAIESVISKGGKVAEKTLLNVIELLMNQLLKLDGITVDGDVKLQRKMQVKRVQGYVETLDALKVKNSTSSSNGGMPPQSRRTVVADRPQQEAVRATTTTEWEIFDSLAAPTSTTTTTKTTSTSNTVNPIFNWDLI